The genomic stretch TGTTAGTTTTCTAATATTTCTGATTGTATAATGTCTATGTTATAAGCACTCAAGCTAATTGACTCGCATATGCAGGGAATTGAAATGTATGGTCTTAGTAACTGGGTTGAAGTAGCAGAGCATGTTGGCACAAAAAGTAAATCAGAATGTATAGATCACTATAATTCTGTTTACCTAAACTCTCCTTGCTTTCCACTTCCGGTATGATAACAGACTCAGCTTCAGTACTCTTTCTTCTAAACCCTCAAACCTTAACCTACTATATGCTTTTGATGTAGGATCTATCTCATGTTTTTGGAAAAAATAGAGAGGAACTTCAAGCTATGGCAAAGGAACATAATGAACTCAAAAAAGGTCATCGTTAGTTTAACGTTTTTCAGAAGTTCATGATATGATAACTGTGTTACTGACACACGAACTTTTTTTCTCCACGTAGTCAGATACAATAGCCTCTTCGATTCGCTCAAGAGTGTCAACTTAAGGCATCTCCATAGTTTTCTGTTTCTTTCTGAGTTGAATACAAGCTTGGAGTATTTGTGTTGCTTAAAAATGTATATAGTGCCGTCTTATGGACAAAAACGGTGTTTTAAATAAGAGAACATGAATGTCCTTTGGGAATTCACTTACCTCTGTATGGGTAAAAATGTAGGAAGAATTTGTCACAATTTTGCAGAACTACAaactttcagttttttttttttgtttttttgaaggACAAACTTTCAGGTTTTTGATTTCTACGAGTTTGCAACTTTCATATTTTCTAAAGCTTCCAATAGCATCTCTCCTGCACTTGCAGTTTTATCTTTAAGGCTCTATTGTATAACCATAATTCTGGGATCACTTGCTCAGAATATTTTTCAAGAGATTACTGATGTCTTCAGAGATCTTTCCTGTAATGTATGGATACCGTGCCTCTCTCACAAATATGTCTTTTTTCCTCATAAATTTCACAACCTTTCTGCATCGCCTGGAAAGTTGACTTTACGTTTAAAGTTTGGGCTAGGAATCTAGGATGCTCGCATGGACATCAGGATGTCACTTATACAGTTTTACAACTGAACGAATAggcttgtaattttaattaagatGCTTTGTATCCTCCTTTATTATAGTCAATGATTACATTATTTTCTTATGAAAGAAAATGGTAGCACTAGGCAATACTTTCTTGCATCGTATTTGTAGAATTTCACGTTGATTTGATTCACTTATACTCTCTTCAATTCCTAGTTCCTTACATTTAATTATACTCCTCACGAAGAATAAAAACGTAAACAACTAGTTGAATGGAGGAGAGTATACTTATCTTAAAGACCTAGGCTCTGATGTTGTTATGCTTTTGTGACTTGCTTCTTCCGTCTTTGTTGAGAAGTTCTTAACCACTATTTCTATTCCCTTAATTTCTCTCGATTCAGCTCTTGAAGAAGTTGCATTAAAAGAAGAGTTCCtatcttttgcaaaagccaagtATGGACTTTTTGTGTTGTCTATTTCATTTGTATATGCATTTTTATTTTGTCCTCCTGCTTAATCTCTAAGCTTTTTGTCAAGAGTTGAAGAACAGCGAAAAGAAGCTTTAGGTAGCCAGTCATCGCAGCCCGGTACATATCTGTCATTCCAAATTCATGCATTCCTGTAACTTATACGTGCCGAACACTTTATGAGTTGAACTTTGTGTATAACAGAGGCAGCCTCAACTATGGGCTCTATTTATATCACAAGCGCAACTAAGAAACCTCCTATCGTCCTTGTGGTAAAGGATGGGAGTGATGACATCAAAGTCGAAGGTGAAATATTAGATCAAATATTGTTGTTGCTATTGTTGTACTGTGGTCCATATTAAATCTTCTTCATATGGGTGTGCAGATACACACTCAGATAGGAAGGTGGGTGAAAAGAAACCTAGAATGGATGAGGGTCCTTCTGTTACAGATGTGAGCGGGTACAACCCTAAGAGACAGGAATTTGAAATTGAATATGACAATGATGCTGAGCAGCTGCTAGCAGATATGGAATTTAAAGAGACCGACACAGAAGCCGAGCGTGAGTTGAAGCTTAGAGTACTGAAAATCTACAATCGCAGGTTCTTTTATTCAAGCTTTTAGTAGTTgtctctttatttatttatttcataatcaTTTTTGGTTTCTCACCTGACATTTGATTTTCATCACAATTTCAAACTTTGTACCTTTAGTTGTAAGCCTAAAATTGATGGCCCTAGGTTGGTTATACTGGATAATTATTTGTTGAGTGTTGAAAATCATATATTACCTTCAAGTTTCGAATCTAGATGCTGGAATTTCAGTACAAATGGAGAATGCATGGCTGCTAACTTAGGACTAATCATAAATATGGAAACTAAAGAATTATATTTGTGAATTTATTGCCGGTGGCATTGGTTAAACTTCCGGGAAGTGCAGTTTATGCTCTGGTGATAGGTGTTTCATGGTACACTTATTTGGtataagttgattaattataaAGAGTGATAATAATCATATATTACCTTCAATTTTGAGCTTAGGTGCTTTAATTTCTGTACAAATTGGAAATTACGTGGCTGCTAACTTGGGACTTACAATAATATGGCAACTAAAGAATTATTAATTGTGAATGTACTGCGGTACTGCCAATGGCATTGTTTAAACTCATGGGAAAGTGCAGCTTGTGTTCTGGTGGTAGATGTTACATGGTACACTTATTTGGCGtaactttaattaattaattataaagagTGATAGTAATGGGATAATGTATTTCTCAATAGCCAATTATGGTTGCAATTTAAGTTAAAATCTGCTGCATGGTATTTTGTTATGAGTTGGCATTCATTGCTTACCTATGTCCTCCAATTCATCAGGCTTGATGAGAGGAAGCGGCTTAAGGATTTTATCCTTGAAAGGAATTTACTGTATCTAGATCCCTTTGAGAAAAACCTATCGCCCGAAGAAAAGCAAATATGCCAGCAATATAGAGTTTTCATGCGGTTCCATTCAAAAGAAGACCACGAGGAACTGCTGAGAACAGTCATAGAGGAACATCGGATTCTCAAAAGAATACAGGATCTGCAGGTTCAACTCTCATTCTTTATTTGTTTCCTCGAGTAACTACCATCATGTTTTATTCGTCTATGCTACCTTTAATTTCATTTTGGTTTTACCTTATTGATGTTTGAATTTACTTGCATTCGCAAGACAAATGTGAACCTGAATAGGTGCTATTGTACTCAAACTCGGTTACAGATGACATGTAAGAATACATTCGTAGTATCAGACTAGTCATCCCTCAAATTTTGAGACTACGGATGCAGGGCAAAATTTCAAGATATAACCGATTACAAAATGAGAAACTTTATAACTTCCACCTATTCTATACCATTTCTTCAAGATtcccaactttttttttttttttttcataacgtCCATCTTTAATGAAAATTTCGTCCAAAATTTCCACCAAAAGCCTATTTTTTGTCAAAATAAAGGACATTTTTTTGTCCACATCAATCATGAATGCGTTTTTCCTTCTTTAAAAAGTTACTCTTGGACaaaaataaaattatttcatgaATGATATTCACAAAAATAAAAGTGGTATAGAAAAGGTGGGAGTTGCGATTTTCCCTAAAATTGAAATATTTAGTTTTTTAGAAGTGAAGTAGAGAGATGTTTGAGATAGAGCTTAAGATCATTAAAAATCATACTTATAAATAAAACTTGTTTCCACTTTTGTAGATTGCCTTTCCCTTCATGCTAGGTAGCACGAAAAcagacacggacacggacacggacacggacacggacacggacacggacacgacacggatacgtgacacggcatcccatgaaatttaggacacgggacacgtcatttaaatttaataaaactagtattggtgcccggcttcgcccgggctacctctacttatcattaattttttttattaaataaaattacttaaagttgcataacctataaatttatcattaatatatttttctatgacatatcctaaaattacgatgaaataaataatGAGACAAATTcaatactcccgctattaatattttactcttattaatgaaacaatagtaataacattacattacttgcccgtaatcattgttactttcactactcccaccttaattattgttactatcactactgccgcattaatattgataatttcactacactcgccgtaattattgttactttcattattgtcgcgttaatattaattatttcactactcccgttgtttctagcactctcactaatctcgttgataatattgttacttttactattcaaatgagtgattactatcatatacctatatccaatgttactacaattcttttctttactgacgaaattacttttactacttaggaatgcaattttaagaggattatatatttatataaatatattacatatatgtattaaatcaaatcgaaagaattatgcaacaTTATTTATTatgaaatctaacttgaattatttataacctacttattatatttttgtatgttaaataattaacatctctatacgtctaataaactataaataaAGTTTAacaaaattgcatagattttaaatttaatatatataattttatggtgataataattaataccataagtgtgcatgtttatactaattacttattttattttaaggaaattgaccatcttctagtcttctatatatatttaggaaaattatcaggcATTTTCTTTCTTtaagtctccttgaaattgagcatcttaattaattattttattttaaggaaactgaccatcttaattaattattttattttaaggaaattgaccatgtttaggaaaattaccaagcttatatataatttaattttaactcaaactatataatatttgcattgagatcccttaatcgggtccatcacacggtgctattgatttaaaactatatagtataattaatttgtataactttctttaattacattgaagtccctttggtttctggatttaatatatagtattgatatactccctcctattcttaataaccctccctattcatggagggcacgggaattaaggaaggggagtattatatggtaaagtattgtagtgaggtaggagattggagagagggaaggcattgtgtgattaaaataagtattgttgtggggtaaggtgattaaaataagtattgttgtggggtaaagtgattaaaataagataaagtatgagttttgtggggtattgttatgaagtggggtgattaaaataagtataaaagtttgccaaataaggaaatatggagagtattgtgaatagacacaaaaggaaatagggagagttatttagaataggagggagtatattttatagttatatatgtgtgattttatttttgaaaaagtgttgaatattaaatttaaataagtgaaggtaaaacttacgttaattataactcattctcatttccaaaaccaaaaaccaacttataatcaatctatttcgacatctcattactagtctaaagaacatcatttgtctccgattcaacttatttccccaccaaattcaaccatataacaattctcgccatttaccttaaattcaacttgattccgtttggaggtgtgtccaaataccatggacacggctcaaaataccatggacacgtgcccaaataaaagatgaaagttagacacggttTTACAAGTGTCCGACACTTTTTGACGTacgagtgtcgtgtccgacacgggtgTCTGACACCGGAACgccgattaggaggagtgtccgtgctacctagcctTCATGTATGTATACTAAGAGAAATGTTGGACTCTTAAGAGTAAGGTATGGATTCCATACCTTAATCTTTGATTGTTGCTAGGACATGAGTATGGTGCCCTGAGTGATGCGTCAAACTAACGGAGAATAGGTTTAAGAACTTTGAAACCTTTCGAATATTTGACGTTAATCCCTTTAAAACATATGTAATTAATGCTCtctgcgtttttttttttaatgagacCTAGAATTTGCGGGAGctattgaggcactggggtaatgttgttgttgttgttgttgttgttgttgtaatgaTACCTAGAATTTGCTTTGCAGGAAGCTAAAGCTGCTGGTTGTCGAACGTCTTCCGAGGCAGAGAGATATATTGGGCAGAAATGGAAGAGAGAGGCAGAAGAAAATGCTCGCAAAATGAAGGAGGCCGTTGAGGTTGGGTCAGGTGGTAAGGGTTTGCTAAGGTCAAACCATCCTCGAGAATTCGGCACCAATGACTCGTCTTCAGGGCAACTCAGAGCAACCTCGCTCGATGACTGGGACATTACTGGGTTTCCGGGAGCTGATTTGCTCTCAGATACAGTAAGTTGTACTCTAATGTTTCTTCAGAGCATTTGATTCTGTCTAGTGTGAATTACTTGGCTAACAAACTAGGCGGAAATTGATGAGGTGGGTGAACTGATTTGTGGCGTTTAGGGATCATCAGTCATCCATGTTCTGATTTTTATATGACGGTTTTTTTATTTTCAAGAAAGTGTTTTGACTTGCAGTTTTTGTTTGACTTCCACATTAACAAAAATATATTTTGGGGAAAAGTATGAAACTTATATCATTGGTGTCGTAGCAAAAAAATGCTTCCTGAAGAGCATACTTTTAAAAAGAATAATATTTAACTCATATTTTGAAACAAATAGTAGAAAGTAGCGAGTGTCTCAAATGGCACTTATAAGAAACCAAGCTGAGTAAAATTTTATCCATTTGACAGGAAAAAAGACTCTGTAGAGAGATAAGAATACTGCCTTCACATTATCTGGATATGCTGCAAACCATGTCGATGGAAGTCATGAAGGGTAATATAAACAAGAAATCAGATGCACACAGCTTGTTTGGAGTCGTGCCAAGCAAAGTGGATAGAGTGTATGATATGCTTGTGAAAAGGGGACTCGCTCCATTATAAGCTATATCTTGTATGTTTCGGACAAACTTGTACATTGTTGTGACCTCTGAACCACAGTCAGGACGCTGATGATTTCTATGTTATGCACGTCCTTCTTGGGGTGCTACTAACCACATTTTTTGGTCTAACAGCTCATGGTGAGTTGATGATCCGTCGTGCTTTCTTTCTTTTGTGTTCCTCTAATTGGTTATGGAACAAGTCCAAAGTAGATCCAGAAAAGTTGTGTCTTTGTATGTAGAAGCCGATAAAAGTTGAAGTTAATGGGTAAATTATTCTCATGTGGATGTGGTTATTACTTCTTTACTCCGCAGCTTAAGCCAAGTCTTTTTTTTGCCTTCTCATTGGCCCTTGAATTTTAGGGTTTGCAATTTTTTTTATTGAAATAGGGCCCATGCTCTTCACATATTTAATTCCTCTCTCATCTCTCCTTTCACATCTTATTTTTATTAAACGAAGAACATTTAaatgttgtgaaataaagattaaagataATTATAGAGAGAATATAGAGATAAAAAAGAGAGACCAATCATCTACTATTCCATTATGGAGGGTGTATATACATATACAATGAGGGTAGAGTTTTCATAAGATAATATACTTTAGAATATTCTAAAATATGAACATTCATATAATATTATaccataatatttcataacactccccaTTAGATGTCCATCACTAATGAAGATGTCTTGTTAAAAACCTTCCCCGAAAAACCCCGTGGGAAAAACACTGGTGAAGGAAAAGAGTACACTAATCTTCAAAGACGCATAACAAGCTGCCCCgaaaaacccagtgggacaaaaccatgactaaggaaaaagagtacagtgCGTGCTACTCCCTCTaatgattacataacttgataaaTCTTGAAATGATCCATGATTTGGCATAACTCCGCGATTGTTGAAATATAAACCATCTTCGTTGATAACTTGATATCTTCAATTAGTAGAAATTTTTGATAACTCCAATCATCATATTTCATCTGAACTCACAATCTGGATATGATTATTTCATAATAACTCTTGGATCTTCATTTCAAATAATACCTTCATAATTATGATGGAGTTTCTTCTCAATATATGACGTAACATTATATgtccaaaataattgtcatcGCAACAATAACAATGACATTACTATAGCGTAATAATGTGCTAAtagtgctacctcgttaaaaacaTTTTTAGGAAAAATCCATTGGGACAAAAAACCTAGTCAAAGGGAAAAAGAGTTAGCTATCATTCCTTAATTACTTGTCTTGAGAAGAATTAGTtcgataattattgaataaatcatcTAATACCTTTGAGCATttttctttgctaaaccacatatgtatggacattctcattgtagactttgactacattatttttcaatcgttatggtacttctggaccataaactaatttcacatgtttagcaaGAAGCTCGTTTAAATCTGAATTCTTATACgctcaaacttcaggttgagacaataaTAATTTCCTTCAAGTAAACTCTATGGGAGTGAAAATATTCCATTTTGAAAATAATCACGATAACCTTTCAATCATGTCGTAGAGGTTCATATATAATCATGAGTTCCCAAAACTCAATTAATAAAACATCATCATTTGATGATCGTTTATAAGAGGCTCCTATAAGGAGTTATCCTCATTGGAATATCTCATAAGATAACATTTCTCCTTTTTAAACATTTATCAAAATATAACAATATAATTAATCATGTGCATGCGATATGTAACTAATTCTAAACATTCTAAAACAATGCAATAATGTATATTATATTAAAACTAAGAAGCAAATGATTAACTTAATCTCTAAATAcacatgatgatgactcgataatgcaaaTGATGGTTTGACCGACCGTGTGACCCACCGTGACCACCCAAATGGTGGTTTGACCGAGTATATATAATGGATTATAACTGTTTTGtgcgaccgtcttaagacggatttttaacCCTCTTACCATGACTGACCGGGGTTGGTTTTGAGATGGTTTCCTCTAGGATAGTGAAGAGAAGCtagtggtggtcttgggtggtgaGTGCGGTGGCTGTGGTGGTCAGAAATCGAGTCTAAAAGAGGGTGTACGGACTGTTTTGGTCGTGTGTattattgtggttgttgttgtttgttgcggTTGTCATGGTTGGTGGTGACTGCTAGTGGCGGTGCTGGGTGTGGGGTAATGTCTtgaccaccgtggtggtggtggccacggTGGTGGCTGCATTAGGCGGCCTTTTGATGGTGTTTATATCGGGTTGTGTTTATGTGTcgggtttgttgttgttgtcgggtattgttgttgttgccacGGTGTTTGGGCTGGTCGTAGACCACCATGGCTAGTGGTGGTAGGCCACGGTGGCAGCGAGGCGTGGTGGTTATCGGGCTAAGAGGAAGTACGGCTGCGAATCGGGATTTTtgaatagcttcaagacgagttttatttaattaactAATTACATATTACGGAGTATAATTCAATTAGATTAGTTaataatttaatatttttaattattatatttaggtgacggtttttgtggaagattattattagccggattgcttatggagatttgctaaaaggtaggtttatcctactcagtttcaatattgtgtttatttgctaAATGAGTCATTTGTTATCACTTGCGTTAAATGAGTTGGTAATTGACATGTTAtacggtatcttgcatttattgaattgtcttgtatgtcggaggacttgGTGGCTTACTAATTGTTATggagacgtgaggcggttgggagaccgtctcacgctcgggtcgcctcttggagcttcccactccaagagggatgtgcacattaatgacttgagtcacggagggactcgtgtggttgagatcACACGACGTCTGACAggagatccggttggcttccggaccggtatgtctgggtgtgtcccggtacctatttgtggttgttggtatgtatGGGCGTATCCGGTCcaatgtggttgtcggtatgtcagAGCGTGTCCCGGTacagtggtggtggttgtttgatagcatgCCATTCATATTATAGTCTTGTTCTATACTCACACATtttgagttgtgtcacactttatttattgaaactggcgtctgtgtaattgtcacctatttccggggtgtcttgtgtcgatccatatgatatttctgatcatatggggagcaggttaagtacaagttgtttggatagcacgcgggagacggaacgagcttgatgagtcacgagacgagtatagttgGTTAGAAGAGTATAGtggtcatgagttgtattttattcattagtttatgtttgtaataaccaaacttgttatttattaatgaagtttcttaattgtaattccgatttcactgcctcgggaaaccgagacggtaacatctcCAATTACCTTGGCGGGGTAAGAAAGGGGTGTtacactatgccccacggtgggcgccaaaatGTTTTGGTATATTTCTACCAAAtagggttaaagcggtcttaATGCCTAATCAATATTACGATTTTATGTTTGTCTATTTGCTTAGATTTCGTTGTGATTTGTGTATGATATTTGACTAAAGATAAACGATcgacacaagagattttggtgacgcggaaaaccctatgtgggaaacaaccgtggaggagacggaatcccaccaaaaTTTGCACTATAATCGAGTTTCGGATTTACAATTGTGTATGAAGCTCGATGTAGGTGAAGCTCGTGTTTTCTAGGTTTTTTTGTGGTTGCTTGATGTTCAATGAATCTCATGTCTTGCGTTTTATTGCTTATATAGGGGAGCTCCTCAGCTAGGGTTCCTTGCTTGCTCCTCAAGACTCCGGACTTCGATGATGCTCAGGACTCTATTACTCCGCATTTAGACCTGACAACACTAAATCATGTTCCTCAACACCCTCTGCTACACCTGGGTCGTAATAACTTCACACCTGCTTTCCTAAATATAGCCCATAGTCAGAAAATGGGCCCAACATTAGTGAGTTTTCATCACTTTTTCCGTTTAAAAGGTAGATATATAGTTTTCTTTATTATACGTCTaaaaaacaatttaagaactacTGTGAATATAAAAGAATTACTCTAGAAATTTGAAACATCACAAATCACCAGATACTATTATAAGGATTTTAAAATCAATTAGTAGCTCAGAATATTATGTCGAATTATTaaatccatattaactatatACATAATAGTTTAAAATCGCAGAGTAAAACTAGTTTCAAAGAAAGAGCCTCCTCGAAATGTTGCTATGGTTTATTTCCTATCGTCATggataattttatgagttcttgtTCCAGAAGTAAGCTTGATATCCCGCAAATCTTCTCTGAGATTACGCATCAAAGTGTGTTAAACATCATAAAATTTGTCTGTGATTACGCAAGATCTTAATAGAAAATGGTGTTGGATTAATGGCGCTGCTCCAATTTGGTGTTCCAGTTCCATCTTTTCTAACTTTGACCAAGTCTCATTTCTCTTGATAAAAAGTGACCATCatttttttttggtaactttttatCATTAAATGgtcattttatattataatggatatgacattttaatcatcataaattaATATCGTCTGAAACTAGAATTTGCGTTTCCCTGAATGCACGCGCTATTTATTGAATATTATAGACAATCTTTGTGACGCTTGTccaaaaatatttttcaaaaccATAATTGTCTAAAAACTATTTGAGATTAAACTACATGATATAAATTCAATTAGATTCCCTTAACATTAAAACTATCGGGTATCATCCTACTTGTGCATATAAAACAAATTCGTTACTTATTCCTATTTATTTTGCttgtcttatttatattatttaagccgtcttaaacttaagatgGATATATATCCGtattaaatgaaaatttgtgataTTAAATAGCCATGTCGGGAACTTGAACAAATTTTGTTTACAAACAGAGTCAATCTGAAACTGAAAACAAAAT from Silene latifolia isolate original U9 population chromosome 2, ASM4854445v1, whole genome shotgun sequence encodes the following:
- the LOC141642763 gene encoding transcriptional adapter ADA2-like isoform X2; the encoded protein is MIRIKCAVCPDFDLCIECFSVGAEVHPHKSDHPYRVMDNLSFPLICPDWNADEESLLLEGIEMYGLSNWVEVAEHVGTKSKSECIDHYNSVYLNSPCFPLPDLSHVFGKNREELQAMAKEHNELKKALEEVALKEEFLSFAKAKVEEQRKEALGSQSSQPEAASTMGSIYITSATKKPPIVLVVKDGSDDIKVEDTHSDRKVGEKKPRMDEGPSVTDVSGYNPKRQEFEIEYDNDAEQLLADMEFKETDTEAERELKLRVLKIYNRRLDERKRLKDFILERNLLYLDPFEKNLSPEEKQICQQYRVFMRFHSKEDHEELLRTVIEEHRILKRIQDLQEAKAAGCRTSSEAERYIGQKWKREAEENARKMKEAVEVGSGGKGLLRSNHPREFGTNDSSSGQLRATSLDDWDITGFPGADLLSDTEKRLCREIRILPSHYLDMLQTMSMEVMKGNINKKSDAHSLFGVVPSKVDRVYDMLVKRGLAPL
- the LOC141642763 gene encoding transcriptional adapter ADA2-like isoform X1, which translates into the protein MGRSRAVPNSNDDDPSSLRSKRKKAPSSAENVESETPGQGSNDGKKALYHCNYCNKDISGMIRIKCAVCPDFDLCIECFSVGAEVHPHKSDHPYRVMDNLSFPLICPDWNADEESLLLEGIEMYGLSNWVEVAEHVGTKSKSECIDHYNSVYLNSPCFPLPDLSHVFGKNREELQAMAKEHNELKKALEEVALKEEFLSFAKAKVEEQRKEALGSQSSQPEAASTMGSIYITSATKKPPIVLVVKDGSDDIKVEDTHSDRKVGEKKPRMDEGPSVTDVSGYNPKRQEFEIEYDNDAEQLLADMEFKETDTEAERELKLRVLKIYNRRLDERKRLKDFILERNLLYLDPFEKNLSPEEKQICQQYRVFMRFHSKEDHEELLRTVIEEHRILKRIQDLQEAKAAGCRTSSEAERYIGQKWKREAEENARKMKEAVEVGSGGKGLLRSNHPREFGTNDSSSGQLRATSLDDWDITGFPGADLLSDTEKRLCREIRILPSHYLDMLQTMSMEVMKGNINKKSDAHSLFGVVPSKVDRVYDMLVKRGLAPL